In Peromyscus eremicus chromosome 2, PerEre_H2_v1, whole genome shotgun sequence, a single genomic region encodes these proteins:
- the Ift25 gene encoding intraflagellar transport protein 25 homolog, producing the protein MKKTDLCLSTEGTEVILATSSDEKHPPENIIDGNPETFWTTTGMFPQEFIICFHKHVKIEKLVIQSYLVRTLRIEKTTSKEPFDFEQWVEKDLVHTEGQLQNEEIVARDGYATFLRFIIVSAFDHFASVHSISAEGLTVSNLP; encoded by the exons ATGAAGAAGACCGATCTCTGTTTGAGCACGGAAGGGACTGAGGTGATTCTGGCTACCTCGAGTGATGAAAAGCACCCACCTGAGAATATCATCGATGG GAATCCAGAAACCTTTTGGACCACCACGGGCATGTTTCCCCAGGAGTTCATTATTTGTTTTCACAAACATGTAAAGATTGAAAAGCTTGTGATCCAAAGTTATTTAG TGCGGACCTTGAGGATCGAAAAGACCACGTCTAAAGAGCCATTCGATTTTGAGCAGTGGGTTGAAAAGG ATTTAGTACACACTGAAGGACAGCTTCAAAATGAAGAAATTGTG GCACGAGATGGCTACGCCACTTTCTTGAGATTCATCATTGTTTCAGCCTTCGATCATTTTGCATCTGTGCATAGCATTTCTGCGGAGGGACTAACAGTCTCAAATCTTCCTTAG